The Streptomyces nigra genome includes the window ACATGATGCGGCAGCTGCGGCGGCTCGCGGGCGAGCACGCCTGCATCGGCGATGTGCGGGGGAGGGGGCTGATGCTGGGGGTCGAGGTGGTGGACCCGGAGGCGCCGGCCGTGAGCGCCGGGGAGCCGATCGTCACCCTCGCGGAGACGGCCCGGCCGGCGGAGGAGCAGCCCCGGCCCGCCGCTCCCCGGCTGGCGGCCGCCATCCAGCGGGAGTGCCTGCGCCGCGGCCTGATCGTCGAGCTCGGCGGCCGCCACTCCAGCGTCGTACGGCTGCTGCCGCCCCTGACCATCACCGACGAGCAGGCGGCCGCGGTGCTGGACCGGCTCGCCGACGCGGTGGACGCCGTGTCGGGCGGCCAGGCCGGGCACGCGTCCGCACCTCAGCGGCCCCCGGGGCCCGGACGGCAGGGCGACCGGGCTCCGCACACCGACTAGGCGCACGCTTCCCCGCCCCGCGCTCCAAGGTCACTGGCACATCACCCCACCACCCGCGGCGGCCCCACACCACCGGGGCCACCGCAGCCACGTCACGCGGCACGGCTCACCCCGCCTCCCGCACCACCGCGGGCGCATCCCGCGCCCGGCCTCACCCCAAGGCGCCCCCACGCACCCCAGAGCCCCCGTCCCCGCAGAGGACCCACCGTGACGATCACTCCCGCGCCCGACCGCGCCATCGGGGCCCGCTCCTCGCGCGCCCCCGACCTCCTGGACCACCCCGACCCGTGGCAGGCGGCCCAGGCGGCCGCCGTGGAGAACCTGCTCCGCTGCCACGTCCGCGAGACGCGGGTGCCGGCGCCGTCCGACGGCGTCCTGCGCCTCCCGTTGCCCACCATCGGCACGACGCTGCTCGTGCCGGTCCAGCACTGGTCGCCTACGGGATGGCACCGGTTCGGGCTTCCGCGTCCGGCCGGCACCCTCGAGGGCAACCCGCCGCTCGACGCCGTCACCCTCGCCGCACTCCTGACCCGGGAAGCGGCGGCCGTGCGCTCCTCGGCGGCCAACAGCGAGTGCACCACTGAGTCGGGGGCCGAGCGCATCACCGGCCCGGTGGCCGCGTGCAGCACCGACCCGGCGGCCGAGAGCATCGACCTCGTCGCGCGCGTCGCCGACTCCGTCCGCCGGACGGCCGTCTTCATCCAGGACCGGCGTGCCCACCCGGACGACGGCACCGACCGCTTCCTCGCCGCCGAGCAGGCCCTCGTCCTCGGGCACCCGTTCCACCCCACGCCCAAGAGCCGCGAAGGACTGTCCGAGGCGGAGACGCGGGACTACTCGCCGGAGACGCGCGGCTCCTTCCCGCTCGCCTGGCTGGCGGTCGCGCCGGACCTCCTCGCCACCGACTCGGCGTGGACCGAGGGCGGGCGGGTCGTCACCGCCGCCCAGCTCACGGCCCGGCTCGCCGGCCCCGGACTGCCGCTGCCGGACGGTTACGCCGCTCTGCCGCTGCACCCCTGGCAACTGCGGGAGGTCCGGCAGCGCCCCGGCACGGCGGCCCTCCTCGACGCCGGTCTGCTCCGCGACCTCGGCACCCACGGGCCGCCCTGGCACCCCACCTCGTCCGTCCGCACGGTCCATCGCCCCGGCGCCGCGGCCATGCTCAAGCTCTCCCTCGGTCTGCGCATCACCAACTCCCGCCGCGAGAACCTCCGCAAGGAACTGCACCGGGGCGTCGAGGTGCACCGGCTCCTGCGCGGCGGCCTCGGGACGCGGTGGCAGGCCGCGCACCCGGGCTTCGACATCGTGCGCGACCCGGCCTGGCTCGCCGTCGACGGACCGGACGGCTCACCGGTGACCGGGCTCGACGTGATGATCCGGCACAACCCCTTCACGCCCTCGGACGACGTGTCCTGTGTGGCGGGCCTGGTGTCGCCCCGCCCGTACGGCCCCGCGGCCGCCCCGGACGCGCCACCGGCACCGTCCCGGCTGGCGGAGGTCGTCGCGCGGCTCGCCGCCCGGACCGGACGGCCGCCCGGCGCGGTCGCCGCCGAGTGGTTCCTGCGCTACCTCGAACAGGTCGTACGGCCCGTGCTCTGGCTGGACTCCGAGGCGGGGATCGCCCTGGAGGCCCACCAGCAGAACACCCTGCTCCTCCTCGACGCCGACGGCTGGCCCGCGGGCGCCCGCTACCGCGACAACCAGGGCTACTACTTCCGTGCCTCCCACCGCGCGGAACTCGACGCACAACTCCCCGGCATCGGCGAACTCAGCGACACGTTCGTCTCCGACGAGGTCACCGACGAACGGTTCGCCTACTACCTCGGCATCAACAACGTCCTCGGGCTCATCGGCGCGTTCGGATCCCAGGGCCTCGCCGACGAACGGCTGCTGCTCGCCGCGCTCCGCCGCTTCCTCGGCGACGTGGCCACCGGCCCCGCCCGGCTGCGCAGCTCGTTCCCCGCACGGCTGCTCGACTCCCCGGTGCTGCGCTGCAAGGCCAACCTGCTGACCCGCCTGCACGGCCTGGACGAACTCGTCGGCCCGGTCGACACCCAGTCCGTGTACGTCGGCATCCCCAACCCGCTGCACCCCTGACCCAGCGCTCCCGAGAGGACCTCGTCGTGCCCCCCACCGACACCAGCGCCACCACCGGCCCCGGCCCTGGCCCCGGTCCCGTCCCCCCGCCCGACACCGACGGCGAGGACACCCTGGACCTGGAACTCCCGGACGAACTCGTCACCCTCATCGCCTCGGGCCCGGAGGCGGACGACGCCGGGGACGAGAACCCCGGCGACCTGCTCGCCGGGATGTCCGACCTCCTCGGCCATGTCGCCGACTGGGGGCCGGTCAGCACCGCCGCCGGGGTGTTCCACCTGGTGCCGGTCCGCGTCGAACGCGATCTTCCACTCCTCACGCGCTGGATGAACGATCCGGTCGTCGCGGAGTTCTGGGATCTCGCCGGGCCCGAGGAGACGACGGAGAGGCATCTGCGGGTCCAGCTCTCCGGCGACGGCCGGAGCGTCCCGTGCGTGGGCCTGCTGGACGGCAAGCCGATGAGCTACTGGGAGATCTACCGGGCCGACCTCGACCCGCTCGCCCGCCACTATCCCGCCCGGCCCCACGACATCGGTGTCCACCTCCTCATCGGCGGGCCCGCCGACCGGGGGCGGGGCCTGGGCCGGACGCTGCTACGGGCGGTCGCCGACCTCGCGTTCGGCAGACGGCCGGCGTGCGGCCGGGTCGTGGCGGAACCCGACCTGCGGAACATCCCGTCCGTCGCGGCCTTCCTCGGCGCCGGATTCCGCTTCTCCTCGGAGATCGACCTGCCGGGCAAGCGGGCGGCCCTCATGGTCAGGGACCGGAATCTGCGCCATCTGCTGTGACGGCCGTCATGGTTCTCCCGACCATGAGCGATCATCTCTGGACCTCAGGGCACTCGAAACGGGCTCTTCCGATCCCAGCTGATCCCGAGCGAAGACGGTGCCTGCCCTGATCCCGTCCGGCCCCCCCAACCGTGATCGCCCGATTGTCAGTGCCGGGCCGTAAGGTGGTCGCGCTATGACGAAGCCCTCACTCCCCGAACTCCTGCATGCCGCCGTCACCGCCGTCGGCGGCACGGAGCGCCCCGGCCAGGTGACCATGGCCGAATCCGTCGCGGAGGCGATCGACGGCAATTCCCACCTGCTGGTCCAGGCGGGCACCGGCACCGGTAAGTCGCTCGGCTATCTGGTGCCCGCGCTCGCCCACGGGGAGCGGGTCGTGGTGGCCACGGCCACCCTGGCCCTGCAGCGCCAGCTCGTGGAGCGGGACCTTCCGCGCACGGTGGACGCGCTGCACCCGTTGCTGCGCCGGCGCCCCGAGTTCGCCATGCTCAAGGGCCGGTCGAACTACCTCTGTCTGCACCGCCTGCACGAGGGCGTGCCGCAGGACGAGGAGGAGGGCCTGTTCGACCAGTTCGAGGCGGCGGCGCCCACCAGCAAGCTCGGGCAGGACCTCCTGCGGCTGCGCGACTGGTCGGACGACACCGAGACGGGCGACCGGGACGATCTGACGCCGGGTGTGTCGGACCGTGCCTGGGCGCAGGTGTCGGTGTCGTCACGGGAGTGCCTGGGCGCGACCAAGTGCGCGTACGGAGCCGAGTGCTTCGCCGAGATGGCCCGCGAGCGGGCCAAGCTCGCCGAGGTCGTCGTCACCAACCACGCTCTGCTGGCGATCGACGCCATCGAAGGCGCCCCCGTGCTTCCGCAGCACGAGGTGCTGATCGTCGACGAGGCGCACGAGCTCGTCTCCCGGGTCACCGGCGTGGCGACGGGCGAGCTCACCCCGGGGCAGGTCAACCGGGCGGTGCGCCGCGCGGCGAAGCTCGTCAACGAGAAGGCAGCCGACCAGCTCCAGACCGCCGCCGAGGGCTTCGAGCGGCTGATGGAGCTCGCTCTGCCGGGCCGCCTGGAGGAGATCCCCGAGGACCTGGGGTACGCCCTCATGGCCCTGCGCGACGCCTGCCGTACGGTCATCTCGGCCATCGGCGCCACCCGCGACAAGTCCGTGCAGGACGAGGACGCGGTCCGCAAGCAGGCGCTGGCCTCGGTGGAGTCCGTGCACGACGTGGCCGAGCGGATCACGAACGGCTCCGAGTGGGACGTCGTCTGGTACGAGCGCCACGACCGCTTCGGCGCCTCGCTGCGGGTGGCGCCCATGTCGGTGTCCGGTCTGCTGCGCGAGAAGCTCTTCACCGACCGCTCGGTCGTCCTGACGTCGGCCACGCTGAAGCTGGGCGGGGACTTCAACGGCGTCGGTGCCTCCCTGGGCCCCGCGCCGGAGGGCACCGAGGGCGACGACGTCCCGGAGTGGAAGGGCGTGGACGTCGGCTCCCCGTTCGACTACCGCAAGCAGGGCATCCTCTACGTCGCCAAGCACCTGTCGCGCCCGGCGCGGGACGGTGACCGCGGGGACATGCTGGACGAGCTGACGGAGCTGATCCAGGCGGCCGGCGGGCGCACGCTCGGGCTCTTCTCCTCCATGAGGGGCGCACAGCTGGCCGCCGAAGAGCTGCGCTCCCGTATCCCCGAGTACCCGATCCTCCTCCAGGGCGAGGAGACGCTCGGCGAGCTGATCAAGAACTTCGCGGCGGACCCGAAGACCTGTCTGTTCGGCACGCTGTCGCTCTGGCAGGGCGTCGACGTCCCCGGGCCGAGCTGCCAGCTGGTCGTCATGGACAAGATCCCGTTCCCGCGCCCGGACGACCCGCTGATGAGCGCCCGCCAGAAGGCGGTGGAGGACTCCGGGGGCAACGGCTTCATGGCGGTCGCCGCCACCCACGCCGCGCTGCTCATGGCGCAGGGCGCCGGTCGTCTCGTACGGGCGACGGGGGACCGCGGTGTCGTCGCGGTGCTGGACCCGCGGCTGGCCACGGCGCGCTACGGGAGCTATCTGAAGGCGTCCCTGCCGGACTTCTGGTACACGACGGACCGCAACCAGGTCCGCCGGTCGCTGTCGGCGATCGACGCGAAGGCCCGGGAGACGGAGGCCGCTGAGGCGAACGAGGCGGCCGGCGCGGAGCCGGTGGAGGCCGAGGAGTCGGAGTGACCCGTGCTTGATCGTGGTTAGCCTGTCGCGGGACCGCGACAGGCTAACCACTGATCGGGAGCGGACCGACACCGGGGTCCCCGTGGGCCGGGACCGGGACAGCACAGGGCCCCGGAACCGGCGCAGAGGTCCCGGGGCCCGGTCAGAGGGCCGACGCGCCTTCGGCGTCGCCCGCCGCGGCCGTCACACGCGCCGCAGCACCGCCACCACCTTGCCCAGGATGGTCGCGTCGTCACCGGGGATCGGCTCGTACGCGGCGTTGTGCGGGAGAAGCCAGACGTGGCCGTCCTCGCGCTTGAAGCGCTTGACGGTGGCCTCGCCGTCCAGCATGGCGGCCACGATGTCGCCGTTCTCGGCGACGGGCTGGCGGCGGACCGTGACCCAGTCGCCGTCGCAGATCGCGGCCTCGATCATCGAGTCACCGACGACCTTCAGGACGAACAGCTCGCCGTCGCCGACCAGCTGCCGGGGGAGGGGGAAGACGTCCTCGACGGACTCCTCGGCCAGGATCGGGCCACCGGCGGCGATCCGCCCGACCAGCGGGACATAGGAGGCGGCGGGCTTGCCGGCGGTGTCGGTGGCCTGCACCGACGCGGCCTGGTCGGAGCCGCGGACCTCGTAGGCGCGCGGGCGGTGCGGGTCGCGACGCAGGAAGCCCTTGCGCTCCAGCGCCATCAGCTGATGGGCGACCGAGGACGTGCTCGACAGGCCGACCGCCTGACCGATCTCCCGCATCGACGGTGGGTACCCCCGCCGCTGCACGGAATCCCTGATGACCTCGATCACTCGGCGCTGGCGGTCCGTGAGCCCCGAGCTGTCGGCCCGGATGCCTGGAGGTCGGCCCGGGAGCGAGCGCTTCTGCGCCTCGGGATTCACGGTTTCGTTCATCGCATGCACCGGCTCGAGTCGGCCCTGGGAGCGGTCCTGGGCGGTGATGGTGGCGCTGTCTGCGGTGGTGGTCACGTCGGCCCCTCTCGATGGTCTCCCTGCTGCACAACGGTAGTTGCTTTCGAAAGGTTGCGCCAAACACACGTTCGAGTGAAAAATCGCGAATCGTCTTACGTGATCACAGGGCGAGGTGTATGGCTGGCAAGCTTTCCCGGCGGGCGAAGGGGCCCGTTGTTGTACTCTTCACCGCCGGGGCCACGGCCTCGTAGGTGGTTGCCCCAGTCTGCCATCCGGGGCCGGTCCACTCGTGGATCGACCCCCATCTGTGCGGGAGTCCCACCTCCCCTCCGTGCGGCGCTCACGCTATCTCCGTATGTGCCGTGGCGATACGGGCGTGCACCCGAATGTCCGGCGTGACGACCCGGTCGCGGGGCATACGGCGTAGGCGCGGCCCTCCCGGCGGCGCCCTCCGTGGCCCCCGGCGGCGCCCTCCGAGGCCTCCCGGAAGCCGCTCCGGGACTCGTCCGGCCCTCACCCGGTGCCCGCCCTGGCGCTCGCCTCGGCACGACACGCGCTACGGCGTGGATGTATGGGCCAATCCCCACATCTAGTGGTTGGATTGCGGAAGCGGCCCAGAAGTTGTGGTGACCCGGGTCTTCGAACGCTCGGAGATCGCCTATGCTTGAGGCTGCTTCGGCGGGGCCCATGTGGCCCGGCGAGGCTATTGAGTCTGCTGTGAGGAGGGTTCGGAGCCATGCACTGTCCCTTCTGTAGGCATCCCGACAGCCGCGTCGTCGACAGCCGTACGACGGACGACGGCACGTCGATCCGCAGGCGCCGTCAGTGTCCCGACTGCTCCCGTCGTTTCACGACGGTGGAGACGTGCTCACTGATGGTGATCAAGCGGTCCGGAGTCACCGAACCGTTCAGCCGTACCAAGGTCATCAACGGTGTGCGCAAGGCATGCCAGGGACGGCCGGTCACCGAGGACGCCCTCGCCCAGCTCGGCCAGCGGGTCGAGGAGGCGGTGCGGGCCACCGGGAGCGCCGAGCTGACCACCCACGACGTTGGGCTGGCCATACTCGGCCCGCTGCAGGAGCTGGACCTCGTCGCCTATCTGCGATTCGCCTCCGTGTACCGGGCGTTCGACTCGCTCGAGGATTTCGAGGCCGCGATCGTGGAACTGAGGGAGACGACGGGGCGCCGGTCCGCGGACGACGACGACCGCGCCGGCGCGGCGCGCGCGGACACGGGGGGCCAGAAGGACGACGGCGGGGCCGCGGAAGCCGTACCGGTGCCCGTGCCCGCCGAAGCCGCCGACTGAGGGCGGGCCGGCCCGGTGTCGACAGACCCGGATCCGGCCGAGCGAGCGGCGCGACAAAGACGTGCTGCGGGCGGCGACAGAGGTGCCCGCAGCGAAGGACAGAACATGTGCCACGGGGAACATCGGGGCACTTCAGGGCGTTTTCGCCCGTACAGGGAGGCGGCATGACAGAGACGGCGAGCGGTCCGGCACGGAGTTCCCGCGCCAAGGGCGGCAAGACGGCCAAGGGGCTGCGTATCGAGCGCATCCACACCACCCCCGGCGTGCACCCGTACGACGAGGTGGCCTGGGAGCGCCGTGACGTCGTCATGACCAACTGGCGCGACGGCTCGGTCAACTTCGAGCAGCGTGGCGTCGAGTTCCCCGACTTCTGGTCGGTGAACGCGGTCAACATCGTCACCAGCAAGTACTTCCGGGGCGCCGTCGGCACCCCGCAGCGCGAGGTCAGCCTCAAGCAGCTGATCGACCGCATCGTGAAGACGTACCGGAAGGCCGGCGAGGACTACAAGTACTTCGCCTCGCCCGCCGACGCCGAGATCTTCGAGCACGAGCTCGCCTACGCCCTGCTGCACCAGATCTTCAGCTTCAACAGCCCGGTCTGGTTCAACGTGGGCACGCCGCAGCCCCAGCAGGTCTCCGCCTGCTTCATCCTGTCCGTCGACGACTCCATGGAGTCGATCCTCGACTGGTACAAGGAAGAGGGCATGATCTTCAAGGGCGGCTCCGGTGCCGGCCTGAACCTCTCCCGCATCCGCTCCTCCAAGGAGCTGCTGTCCTCCGGCGGCAACGCCTCGGGTCCCGTCTCCTTCATGCGCGGCGCCGACGCCTCCGCGGGCACCATCAAGTCGGGCGGCGCCACCCGCCGCGCCGCCAAGATGGTCATCCTCGACGTCGACCACCCCGACATCGAGGACTTCATCGAGACCAAGGTGAAGGAGGAGGAGAAGATCCGCGCCCTGCGCGACGCGGGCTTCGACATGGACCTGGGCGGCGACGACATCACGTCCGTCCAGTACCAGAACGCCAACAACTCGGTCCGTGTGAACGACGAGTTCATGAAGGCGGTCGAGCAGGGCGGCAAGTTCGGCCTGCGCGCCCGCATGACCGGCGAGGTCATCGAGGAGGTCGACGCCAAGTCGCTCTTCCGCAAGATGGCCGAGGCCGCCTGGGCCTGCGCCGACCCCGGCATCCAGTACGACGACACCATCAACCACTGGCACACCTGCCCGGAGTCCGGCCGTATCAACGGCTCGAACCCCTGCAGCGAGTACATGCACCTGGACAACACGTCCTGCAACCTCGCCTCGCTGAACCTGATGAAGTTCCTCAAGGACGACGGCAAGGGCAACCAGTCGTTCGAGATCGAGCGCTTCGCCAAGGTCGTCGAGCTCGTCATCACCGCGATGGACATCTCCATCTGCTTCGCGGACTTCCCGACGCAGAAGATCGGTGAGAACACGCGCGCGTTCCGCCAGCTCGGCATCGGCTACGCCAACCTCGGCGCCCTGCTGATGGCGACCGGCCACGCCTACGACTCGGACGGCGGCCGCGCCCTCGCCGGTGCCATCACCTCCCTGATGACCGGCACCTCGTACCGCCGCTCCGCAGAGCTCGCCGCGGTCGTCGGCCCGTACGACGGCTACGCCCGCAACGCCCAGCCGCACCTGCGCGTCATGAAGCAGCACGCCGACGCCAACGCCGCGGCCGTCCGCGTGGACGACCTGGACACGCCGATCTGGGCCGCCGCCACGGAGGCCTGGCAGGACGTGCAGCGCCTCGGCGAGAAGAACGGTTTCCGTAACTCGCAGGCGTCCGTCATCGCCCCGACCGGCACCATCGGTCTCGCGATGTCCTGCGACACCACCGGCCTGGAGCCCGACCTCGCGCTGGTCAAGTTCAAGAAGCTGGTCGGCGGCGGCTCGATGCAGATCGTCAACGGCACCGTCCCGCAGGCCCTGCGCCGCCTGGGCTACCAGGAGGAGCAGATCGAGGCGATCGTCGCCCACATCGCCGAGCACGGCAATGTGATCGACGCCCCCGGCCTCAAGCACGAGCACTACGAGGTGTTCGACTGCGCCATGGGCGAGCGTTCCATCTCCGCGATGGGCCACGTGCGCATGATGGCCGCGATCCAGCCCTGGATCTCCGGCGCCCTCTCCAAGACCGTCAACCTGCCGGAGACGGCGACGGTCGAGGACGTCGAGGAGGTCTACTTCGAGGCCTGGAAGATGGGCGTCAAGGCGCTCGCCATCTACCGCGACAACTGCAAGGTCGGCCAGCCCCTCTCCGCCAA containing:
- a CDS encoding ATP-dependent DNA helicase; translated protein: MTKPSLPELLHAAVTAVGGTERPGQVTMAESVAEAIDGNSHLLVQAGTGTGKSLGYLVPALAHGERVVVATATLALQRQLVERDLPRTVDALHPLLRRRPEFAMLKGRSNYLCLHRLHEGVPQDEEEGLFDQFEAAAPTSKLGQDLLRLRDWSDDTETGDRDDLTPGVSDRAWAQVSVSSRECLGATKCAYGAECFAEMARERAKLAEVVVTNHALLAIDAIEGAPVLPQHEVLIVDEAHELVSRVTGVATGELTPGQVNRAVRRAAKLVNEKAADQLQTAAEGFERLMELALPGRLEEIPEDLGYALMALRDACRTVISAIGATRDKSVQDEDAVRKQALASVESVHDVAERITNGSEWDVVWYERHDRFGASLRVAPMSVSGLLREKLFTDRSVVLTSATLKLGGDFNGVGASLGPAPEGTEGDDVPEWKGVDVGSPFDYRKQGILYVAKHLSRPARDGDRGDMLDELTELIQAAGGRTLGLFSSMRGAQLAAEELRSRIPEYPILLQGEETLGELIKNFAADPKTCLFGTLSLWQGVDVPGPSCQLVVMDKIPFPRPDDPLMSARQKAVEDSGGNGFMAVAATHAALLMAQGAGRLVRATGDRGVVAVLDPRLATARYGSYLKASLPDFWYTTDRNQVRRSLSAIDAKARETEAAEANEAAGAEPVEAEESE
- a CDS encoding GNAT family N-acetyltransferase yields the protein MPPTDTSATTGPGPGPGPVPPPDTDGEDTLDLELPDELVTLIASGPEADDAGDENPGDLLAGMSDLLGHVADWGPVSTAAGVFHLVPVRVERDLPLLTRWMNDPVVAEFWDLAGPEETTERHLRVQLSGDGRSVPCVGLLDGKPMSYWEIYRADLDPLARHYPARPHDIGVHLLIGGPADRGRGLGRTLLRAVADLAFGRRPACGRVVAEPDLRNIPSVAAFLGAGFRFSSEIDLPGKRAALMVRDRNLRHLL
- the lexA gene encoding transcriptional repressor LexA, with product MTTTADSATITAQDRSQGRLEPVHAMNETVNPEAQKRSLPGRPPGIRADSSGLTDRQRRVIEVIRDSVQRRGYPPSMREIGQAVGLSSTSSVAHQLMALERKGFLRRDPHRPRAYEVRGSDQAASVQATDTAGKPAASYVPLVGRIAAGGPILAEESVEDVFPLPRQLVGDGELFVLKVVGDSMIEAAICDGDWVTVRRQPVAENGDIVAAMLDGEATVKRFKREDGHVWLLPHNAAYEPIPGDDATILGKVVAVLRRV
- a CDS encoding vitamin B12-dependent ribonucleotide reductase, with product MTETASGPARSSRAKGGKTAKGLRIERIHTTPGVHPYDEVAWERRDVVMTNWRDGSVNFEQRGVEFPDFWSVNAVNIVTSKYFRGAVGTPQREVSLKQLIDRIVKTYRKAGEDYKYFASPADAEIFEHELAYALLHQIFSFNSPVWFNVGTPQPQQVSACFILSVDDSMESILDWYKEEGMIFKGGSGAGLNLSRIRSSKELLSSGGNASGPVSFMRGADASAGTIKSGGATRRAAKMVILDVDHPDIEDFIETKVKEEEKIRALRDAGFDMDLGGDDITSVQYQNANNSVRVNDEFMKAVEQGGKFGLRARMTGEVIEEVDAKSLFRKMAEAAWACADPGIQYDDTINHWHTCPESGRINGSNPCSEYMHLDNTSCNLASLNLMKFLKDDGKGNQSFEIERFAKVVELVITAMDISICFADFPTQKIGENTRAFRQLGIGYANLGALLMATGHAYDSDGGRALAGAITSLMTGTSYRRSAELAAVVGPYDGYARNAQPHLRVMKQHADANAAAVRVDDLDTPIWAAATEAWQDVQRLGEKNGFRNSQASVIAPTGTIGLAMSCDTTGLEPDLALVKFKKLVGGGSMQIVNGTVPQALRRLGYQEEQIEAIVAHIAEHGNVIDAPGLKHEHYEVFDCAMGERSISAMGHVRMMAAIQPWISGALSKTVNLPETATVEDVEEVYFEAWKMGVKALAIYRDNCKVGQPLSAKTKEKEKTEITEKAEATIRETVEKVVEYRPVRKRLPKGRPGITTSFTVGGAEGYMTANSYPDDGLGEVFLKMSKQGSTLAGMMDAFSIAVSVGLQYGVPLETYVSKFTNMRFEPAGMTDDPDVRMAQSIVDYIFRRLALDFLPFETRSALGIHSAEERQRHLETGSYEPSEDEVDVEGLAQSAPRAQELKAVATPKAEAEAAKPAPKEAHTSAELVEMQLGIQADAPLCFSCGTKMQRAGSCYICEGCGSTSGCS
- the nrdR gene encoding transcriptional regulator NrdR, giving the protein MHCPFCRHPDSRVVDSRTTDDGTSIRRRRQCPDCSRRFTTVETCSLMVIKRSGVTEPFSRTKVINGVRKACQGRPVTEDALAQLGQRVEEAVRATGSAELTTHDVGLAILGPLQELDLVAYLRFASVYRAFDSLEDFEAAIVELRETTGRRSADDDDRAGAARADTGGQKDDGGAAEAVPVPVPAEAAD
- a CDS encoding IucA/IucC family protein, whose protein sequence is MTITPAPDRAIGARSSRAPDLLDHPDPWQAAQAAAVENLLRCHVRETRVPAPSDGVLRLPLPTIGTTLLVPVQHWSPTGWHRFGLPRPAGTLEGNPPLDAVTLAALLTREAAAVRSSAANSECTTESGAERITGPVAACSTDPAAESIDLVARVADSVRRTAVFIQDRRAHPDDGTDRFLAAEQALVLGHPFHPTPKSREGLSEAETRDYSPETRGSFPLAWLAVAPDLLATDSAWTEGGRVVTAAQLTARLAGPGLPLPDGYAALPLHPWQLREVRQRPGTAALLDAGLLRDLGTHGPPWHPTSSVRTVHRPGAAAMLKLSLGLRITNSRRENLRKELHRGVEVHRLLRGGLGTRWQAAHPGFDIVRDPAWLAVDGPDGSPVTGLDVMIRHNPFTPSDDVSCVAGLVSPRPYGPAAAPDAPPAPSRLAEVVARLAARTGRPPGAVAAEWFLRYLEQVVRPVLWLDSEAGIALEAHQQNTLLLLDADGWPAGARYRDNQGYYFRASHRAELDAQLPGIGELSDTFVSDEVTDERFAYYLGINNVLGLIGAFGSQGLADERLLLAALRRFLGDVATGPARLRSSFPARLLDSPVLRCKANLLTRLHGLDELVGPVDTQSVYVGIPNPLHP